The proteins below are encoded in one region of Belonocnema kinseyi isolate 2016_QV_RU_SX_M_011 chromosome 5, B_treatae_v1, whole genome shotgun sequence:
- the LOC117172389 gene encoding CD63 antigen-like, which yields MTHRDKCAENDEETESSSDEEMTESVSSGPVRKPKFFGIPIYKLSYRRLPKKCLKVSFLAINSASLLTGIIIVVLSIWMLIDIKLLIGQGLFISILLLLGIFSTSMSFIGLFAFVKKRTSLLLLYIACQSILLCTIFICAIMSFSLFDKVMQKIRGDMRKSIENYHNLDWATEAWDNTHRYLKCCGIKSYKDWIDYRKNIPQSCCSTAIEKCAIMSEEVAYKSGCLKSAVILLKSHIYAVCLSVLLISITIATSVFVAFGVRRKLKAN from the exons atgaCACATCGTGATAAATGTGCAGAAAATGATGAAGAAACTGAATCAAGTTCAGACGAAGAAATGACTGAGAGTGTAAGTTCTGGTCCTGTTCGAAAACCAAAATTCTTTGGCATACCGATTTACAAACTTTCTTATAGAAGGCTTCCCAAAAAGTGTCTCAAAGTTTCATTTCTCGCCATCAATAGCGCATCCCTT TTAACAGGAATCATAATCGTAGTGCTTTCCATATGGATGCTAATCGATATTAAATTACTAATTGGTCAGGGTCTCTTCATCTCAATTCTCCTTTTACTTGGAATTTTCTCCACTAGCATGTCGTTCATCGGATTATTCGCTTTTGTGAAGAAAAGAACAAGTCTTTTACTGCTC TATATTGCATGTCAGTCTATATTATTATGCACTATATTTATCTGTGCGATCATGAGTTTTTCACTTTTTGATAAAGTGATGCAAAAAATTCGGGGAGACATGAGAAAGTCTATAGAAAACTATCATAATTTGGATTGGGCCACAGAAGCTTGGGATAACACACATAGATAT ttAAAATGTTGCGGGATTAAGTCATATAAAgattggattgattatcggaaaaatATTCCACAAAGTTGTTGTTCAACTGCAATCGAAaag TGTGCAATAATGTCAGAGGAGGTAGCTTACAAGTCCGGATGTTTAAAAAGTGCAGTTATTTTATTGAAGTCTCACATCTACGCAGTTTGTTTATCCGTTTTGTTGATATCCATAACCATC GCAACAAGTGTCTTTGTAGCATTTGGAGTGCGCAGGAAGTTAAAGGCTAATTGA